CTCTAAAACCAAAAGCTTGTGGTTCGTAAGGTGTTACCTCGGGCTCAGGTGTATCAGGCTCCTCCTCAGCTTTTTTAGTTTgttctacaaaacaaaacaagcaataTTACAAAGATTCGGTGCTaacttgttagctagctagcttcttAACTGCTTCAGGAATACATGACAGCAGGCATAGGAAGTAGGTTagctaaatattttaataacgTGGTTATTAAGAAACACTACAATTTAATTAGAGTATTACCTTGCGAGTCAGACATCTATCCGTCTACCTGTCAATAACGCTAACCACCCTTTGTATATttgaacaaaatgtttaaaacaccAGCTATTCGTTTAAAGGGACAAGTGCTTGTTGTTGTGCGTCGCGATAAGTCGTCCGACTGGAAACCGAAACCTCGTTAAAAaaaatacgtttttttttttttttacatgaatacATGACAAAAACTGCATGTTTACACACCAAAACGTTTCAATAATTCAACTATTAGGCTACCATTAATATTAGGACCAAATACAGAATCTGAACTTAGCAGTATAAGATAAATAGGACACCCAAAATGTTTccctttggtttggtttggtaaTGCAGGGTAAAATCTGTAGCCACTCATGAAATAGGCTCAAGAAggttaaatttcattaaaatgttgcATTTGGTTAGTGGAAAAAGCTCTATAATTTATTCTATGATGTAAAGTATGTAGAAATGGCTTGGTTAAAAACAATATACCTCTCCTGAAAGGCTGTTTTCATCTTCGACTTGCTGGACTCATGAACTCCCTTTACATTCCCACACCTCTGTAATGAGGCTTATGGGATTAACACACTCTCTTAATAGATTAATCACCTGAACACGTGTTGAACAGATAAGGAAAAATAGTACCAAGTACTAAAtactaatttatataaattacttATATTACTTCACAGAATAACACATTTTCGTTTACAACTTGTAATGCAATGCACATCcatgctgaaaaacaaacaaaaaaaacaatagaaaacctcatagaatttgtaatggttttaatggttataatgggaattgtgttggttttaacGGAAcctctaatggtccctgtgggtctctactggtaatttgttgccttctattgctgacatgttatgtctagtggataccattaaagGACCAGTAACGGTAATGGTTTGAATGGTTTGAATGGTtagtaatggtatttgtagtggaaaccaataaaatttctgtgatggtttctagttttttttgtttgtttgtttttccccacAGGAATCACACGATTACACATCCCTGGAGAATAAAAGCAGGTTAGTCTGACCAGGTACCAAAACACAGACTtagctggtagaccatctttgccagctggTATATTATTTTCCAGCTCCCTTATTACTTGATTAAATTGAACAATAACTCTTTGAGAATTTCTAAATTtcttaatgtgttatttttcaaaaaaaaaaaaaaagcttctctATAACGTAGCATTAGACGTGGGaattcagaaactgtttcccgggaaagatggtctaccagcttAGCGTGCCAGTGTAACCAGCTTGACCTGTGTTTCGGAGCTGGTGTGTGGTCAGACCTAGCCCAATTTTTCAGCAGGAAGGGGACAATAGCCTCTCTTCATATCTGCTTTGATACTTCTACACAATTCTCATGTGAAGTCAGGAAAgttactgtaattactgtacAAACCAGGTAAAGATACAACAATaagttttaaaggtacactccTGTCCTAGGTCCTAAGCCACATAAGACATAAATATACACTTTAGTAacttttctctgtgtgtataagCAATTCCTGCACAAATATCCTTCACTCACTTGAATTACATAAAAGTATTATCAAGCTTGGTGCCATTAGATGGCTAAACATCAACGGAGTGTCCACAGTCCTGTTACGTCTGAGCATTTCTCAGTGAGTCTGCATCTCTGGGCTCCTGACTGTCTGTTTGGATCTGGAGTCCCTGATCATATTCAGCACCGATGACCTTGCAGTGAGGCAGCATCTCCTCAATGAGGATGTGCACCAGGCCTGGACTCTGCAGCTGTGGGAGTGAGGATATATCCAGCTGCTGCAGCTTCCTgaaagaagaaacacacagagcttGAGATcgtttagtttagtttaaaatAGTTACGTTTTGAAATGTTAAGTTGTCTCTCCTGAGTAGTCGTGTGAATGAGAAGACATTCTCAATGCAACAAAGTCTGGTATCCTTTATGACAAAGACATAAGAAGTAGattgaagcaaaaaaaagtgaataatttataaaattaatagaAATAAGTACTTGAATAAGTGaggtataataattataatagcATATATGTCCAAAATACTATTTAGGTGCATATTCTCAGGTAAAAGCATGCCCTGTGTCGAGCATTCTTCCCCTTAAAGCTTTCCATTTTGTGTTAGAAAGAAGAATTAAAATGGACTTACCATTTGATTCACACAATACATCtaacatttaaaggtgcaaaaaatattttatagtgaCACAAAGGCATTTcttgattgcataagtattcaccccctgggCCTGTACTTCATAGCATCACCttttggctgcaattacagctcaagtcttctgggatatgtctgtcagctttgcacatctggatcctgatatttttacCCATTCTTCTTTGTGAACATGCTCAAGCTCTGTAAGACTAGATGGAGACTGTTGGTAAACAGCGATTTTTCAAGTCTCagaggtctgggctttgactgggccGTTCTAACACATTCTTGGTTTTGAAGCACTCCAGTGCATCATTGGCAGTATACTCAGGGTCAGTGTCCTGCTGGAATGTGGACCTCCGCCATAGTCACAACTCTTTTGCAGACTGGAACAGACTTTCTTCTAAAATTGCCCTGTATTTAGCTCCATCCATCTTgtcctcaaccctgaccagttcCCCAGTCCCCGGcgatgaaaagcatccccatagcatgatgccaccaccaccatgcttcaatgTGGGGATGGTGTACTTAGAGTGATGAGTACTATTGAGTTTGTGTCAAGGCCAAAAAGATTAATAGTGAGACCTCTTTTCCACATGTCTGCTCAGTGTCCAACATACATTCTGTCAAACTTCAAACAAGATCCCATATGGCCTTTTTTCTACCAACAATGGCTTTCTTCTCACCACTAttccataaagcccagctttgtggagCATGTACAGGTGCTGGTCATATAATTAGAATATCATcaaaaagttgatttatttcactaattCCATTCAAAAAGTGAAACTTGTATAATGTGTACATTCATTCCACAcagactgatatatttcaagtgtttatttcttttaattttgatgaTTATAACTGACAATTAATGACCAATGGTCGTCTTTTGGACAACTGTCAAGTCAGCAGTCTTCCCCATGATTGTGTAGCCTACAGAACTAGACTGAGAGATCATTTAAAGGCCTTCGCAGGTGTTTtgagttaattagctgattagagtGTGGCACCGGGTGTCTTCAATATTGAACCTTTTCACAATATTCTAATTTTCTGAGATACTGAATTTGGGGTTTTCATTAGTTGTCAGTTATATTAGttgaaataaatcaactttttgATGATATTCTAATTATATGACCAGCACCTGTAGATATATTACATGTACTCCCAATTTAGTGCATTTCAGTTACAAGTTGTAACTATAAAATGTTGTAAAGTTCAAGGGTTAGGGTCCGCatgcatacttatgcaaggcactcgCATACTGAACCTCTTAGCCTTTTGCAACAGCTTTGCTTATTGATCTATTACTTCAATAACAGGTATTAGGAAATACACTGAGTTTGCATACATGTTGTATTGACATTCGGTAGCTTAGATAGCATTAAACCCTACTTCATAGCTCCTAGTGTGTTAAATTCTATCCAACATCATTTGTAGTTTGCAAGTTTACATCAAATTGATGTACCTGAGGTGTTGTAGTGCAGCTAAACCTCCCACAGTGATACGAGGACAGTGGGATATGTTTAACTCCTGAAGGGTCTCGCTGAAAACATGCAAGTGAGCAAGGAACCAGTCATCGACCTCCAGACAGCCCTGCACGGAGAGGGAACGCAGCTTGCGCTGACTCGCTGTGGTGAGAAATAGATTGTAAAACCCAGGTCAGTTGTGGTTCAAAAGGTCAAGGAATTGGTTTCAGCTGAGAAAAAGCACTTAAGCCCAACTTTACTTCAGAGCCACTATAACAGCAGAAATCTTTTGCAAAAGTCTTTTGCAAAAGTCTTTTGCAAAAGTTGctatgttaaattaaaaaaataagaggtgacaaaaatggatttattaaataaacagacataTCTGCACAggtaattgattattttcctttaacagcatgccccaaaggTTTTTATTCCCCTCATACCACAGGGATTTACcactaatttaaatattttatttattaaagaacgacactgtactttttatccactggTAGTCATACATTATGTAACGTTGCAGAAAGTCCAtgaaacaacttagttcctgttattactgtctcaaagttagtaagacaaaaaaaaaaatgcagattgtcaATAAGAAATCGCAAAACGCAATGTTTGCTCTCTTGTagactttacctctgacagttaTAAAGCACAGACACGGTAGCCtttttctataaatgttaaataaatatccccTCACAGAAAGTATCACCACAGCAACGATTACGCATTTGTTAAATACAGCacatttgtaatttgtttattattagtcttagtcaTGAGTCTGAGTATgtgagcatctgccatacaagtccctgtgaattagctgttagaATAGTCCCTATTTATAATACAATGCAACACTTGTATTATAAACGACCTGTAGGCTCCAACCAAAACTACCTACTGCTGCACTAAATAATATATCACGATAGTATAACGCAAGTAGTGATGGGACATTTGTACACAAGGCATTGAAGTTGCTTTGAACAGAACATCTGCTGCAGAGCAATGTTTCACAACGTGCTGAAGCTTGTATCAAATCTAGATTGCTGACACAGGAAGCTTCAAAATTCACTAAACACAGGAAGGAGGAGGGCTGTTTCAAAGgttttagtaaaatataagACGTAAATAACAGGTACCAATATGACATGTTCATTTCCTGCAGCATTTTAAACGACTGAATAGGACTATCAGAACATCAAAATAAACTcatgtggagttttttttaagaGCACATAACATTTAAGATGAAATTaacttcatccatccatcactaACACGAAGGTGCTGGCATTTCTGAACCCAGCTTCTCAGAAATTTAGTTATTTCCACCTAATAACTAAACAGTAGCATTAGACACCATACTATACGGCATTGTACATTACTGCTGTCATCtgcaattatttgcaagtacttgcactttactgcaatTGTCTATCATTACTACAATTATTTATATCAGACTgttgcacattattgctatttgcacatcttgcattactggtatgcatcaCACTGTTTATCTTTACCTGCACACTGTTATCTTAACTTATTGCACCACAACTTTATTATCTcatttaacttatttgctatttgcactcctggttggatgctaactccattttgttttctctgtacCTGTACTCTGACAaggacaataaagttgaacatAACCTAATCTAATTTCTAACAAGAAAATACTACAAGACatggagaaaaaataaagtttacagGAGggctaatttacatttttttcagatgcGTGCCAGGAAAACAGCAAGTCCTGTGTGACCGATGCTTAATAATAATCACCTCTTCCTACATTATTTGTGTTCGGTTTGACTACTTCTTTACCTGAAATAACAGAAAAGTATCATTTTCAAGCATCTCTTGTATTAGCATGGCGACTGGCAAGtggtcaaaaatcataaatgctaagGCTATACTATACTATGTTAGTTTTGGGGACCTCTGCCAAGGATAATCTATATTAATCTATAGTTGCTGACACACTAGTTTGATGTTTAGTATCGTTTAAATTTTGGAGATGCCTCGAGTTACAATTACTAATTTGCATTCTGTACTCTCATACCTTCCATGTAAAGGGTTTCTAggtttgtacagtactgtgaggtgtgtgagcaTGATGAGAGAGGATTACTGAGGTTGTGCAGTCCAGCGTGGTTTATCAGAGACTTGCTCAAGTCAATCTCCTCAATAGTTGAGTCTGGTGTGTTTACAAAGTCAAAACTAAACTTCCCCTTTGAATCAGCACGAAACCACTCAGTCTGTCCAGCAAACCTGCAAAGAAGATCAAGCAGACAGTCAAGCATTTACTGTTAGCAACACTCACTGTTGCATCTACACTgctttgcataaatattcacccccacTCTTTTTActtatattacaaataaaaccagaaactttctgattgcataaatattcctccctgctgctgtgaaacccctaaataaGTTCTTAATTAAAAGTTGAGTGAGGTTGGCTTGTgcgcaattaaagtgtcacttTGTGATTTCAATATACAGTAAGTACACCTCTTCCTGGAAGGTCCAGTTTGTTAGAGACCGCACCTAAACAAATGAAGACAAatgagctatcaaaacaagtccatgACAATGTTTTGGAAAAGAATCAAGGatttggttatttaaaaaacatcccCAATTCTGAACATCCAttgagcaccattaaatccattttttaaaaatgggagGAATATGGCACACTCGTGCTTCTGCCTAGAAGAGAAGCTACCAAAAGGCCAAGGGTACCTGCGAAAGAAGTGGAGAGATCCACAGATACAGAATGTGTGgcaagacttgaaaattgctgttcaccaaaggtctcattccaatATGACAGGGATTGAGCAATTTTGCCAAAGAATTTCAGGATAGCTGATAAAGAAGCTGATAAAGACACATCCCAGGTGTAATTGCAGGCAAAGGTGGTTCTACTAAGTATCGACCcagaggggtgaatacttatgcaaccaacaaatgttggctttttttgtttaattgactacagtaaaaaacattttggaccTTTAAATtgttagacatattgtgtaaGGCAAATTAAATCCCAATTAAGGCAACTGTAATTCTACATATCATGGGTGGGGGGTGAATAGTTTTGCAAAGCATATACAGTTTTGAAATAGGTGTATTTTCCCAAATATTGACCTTTATTTCTCCAGCCAGTCAGGTGTACACTTgtaatcactgattcatttaaaatacagtgtGCTGGAGGACAAAACAAACTGTGATCTATAcaatcactgtccactttattaggaacacctgtacattcatgcagttatctaatcagccaatcatgtggcagcagcgcaatgcaaaaaattatgaatgcaaaaaaacagatgtaggtcaagagcttcagttaacgttcacatcaaacatcagaatggggaaaaatgtgatctctgtgacgtTAACTATGGTATGGTTGTTTgtatcagatgggctggtttgagtatttcagaaactgctcatctcctgggattttcacacacaacagtctctagagtttacacagaatgttgcGAAGAACACCAAACATCCTGTGAGCTGAGAATCTGCatgctgaaacaccttgttgatgagagagatcagaaaagaatgaccagactggtctgagctgccaggaaggatatagtaactcaaataatcccTCTTTACATCTGTGCCCatggtagcctcagattcttgttcttgcctgacaggagtggaacctgatgtggtcttctgctgttgcagcccatccacctcaagtttcGACATtttgtgcatactgagatgcttttctgctcaccacagatgtaaagagtgtttatttgagttacaatatccttcctggcagcttgaaccaatctggtcattctcctctgacctctcttatcagtcgctcactcagtgttttttgtttttcacaccattctgtgtaaactctagaggctgttGTGGGTGAAATTCccagtagatcagcagtttctgaaatactcaaaccagcccttctggtaccagcatccatgccacgatcaaactCACAGagattttcttcattctgatgtttgatgtgaacatttactgaagctcttgacctgtacctgcatgagtttatgcattgcactgctgccacatgattggttgactagataactgcataaatgtgcaagtggtacaggtgttcctaacaaAGCGGGCGGTGAGTGTATATCCAAATATTTCATGTAATATACTACTGTATGGCTTATGttatgacattttctgtaagagaAGATGTTCTGTACCTGAAGCCTCCTCCCAGTTTCAGAATGGAGTATGCTGCTGCGACATTGACGCCGTATTTCTTCTGTGCGTAATCATAGATCCTGCAAAGGAGACATGGTCTGTAACTTGTCATGGTACATTCAAAAGCACTTTCAACTCTCGCCAAATAGGTAACCTGATGTTAACACATTGAGGTTTCTAAGAAACCTGGCCCATAttggtagattttttttatcattcttttgtttttatctcaGTATAGATGGGCAAGCCTGGTCGTGGTCTAGCAGCTAAGGATCCCGTGATCTCACCGCCACAGCCCGGgtaccaacccagccactgggagtgtattcacagtgccggtcccaagcctggataaaatgggagggttgtgttaggaagggcatctggcgtaaaacctgtgccaaatcaaacatgcagaccaatgatccgctgcgGCGACCCCTAACGGATCGCTGGAACCCCTAATGGATTCCAATAACATGGGACATAAAAagaacaccaccaccactactacagATGGGCAAGTGTAATCAAGGAATAGCAACAGAGAagacaaaagaacaaaatgttttgATTTGCACTTGATGGCTAAGAACTCACTTACATTTGACACCAAAATCTCCACAGCACCTTTCCTCTGACTGTGTGTCGATGTGTCAATGACTCACGTATTACTTTGCACTCCATcgcgagtgtgtgagcgtgtgtgattATGCCTAGCTCGCCCTTGTGCGTTGTCAGTTTGTGGAAACTTAGGGTGCTTCCAAAATGGATGCCTCCTCAATTCCTCGATACTACCTCCTTCAGCCCATGACCCAGAAATCAATCTTTAAAGAAGTACCGATTCTAAAAATGCGCTCATGGGATTCAAACAGCAATGAGAGAGGATGCCTTTGGATCATTTGGTGTGATGCTGTGAAGCCTGTGGTATAAATGCTCCACCTCTCCCTCTccacccagaaaaaaaaaaactggtaataaattatacaaaaagAAGAACCACAAAAACAAGTTTAATAAACTTGATTAACAAACAATGGGTACAAATAAAATCCTAGAATGAAAGTCAGTTAATATGAatgtgagtgtatagtgtgctgATGTCCCATCCGGGATgaattcctgcctcacgcctaATGTTCCTGGGacaagctccagatccaccatgaccctgatcacAATAAAACTCTTACTGCGTATTAGTTAAAGAAATCAATTGAGTTTTGGGTTGAGTTACATCCTTTCTGTGCTTCCTCAGAGGGAGGAGCTAAGAAGCAAGGAAGGAAAACAAGGAAGCACACTTAAATAAATGAGAAGCGTCCTTAC
The genomic region above belongs to Pangasianodon hypophthalmus isolate fPanHyp1 chromosome 21, fPanHyp1.pri, whole genome shotgun sequence and contains:
- the dmac2 gene encoding distal membrane-arm assembly complex protein 2 → MAASMLFQVRRHCALVPCITVATRQYASSPPSLFNKFLFQLNQRFLEVEYLIRLSNWFKNRDVRRKNLIYDYAQKKYGVNVAAAYSILKLGGGFRFAGQTEWFRADSKGKFSFDFVNTPDSTIEEIDLSKSLINHAGLHNLTSQRKLRSLSVQGCLEVDDWFLAHLHVFSETLQELNISHCPRITVGGLAALQHLRKLQQLDISSLPQLQSPGLVHILIEEMLPHCKVIGAEYDQGLQIQTDSQEPRDADSLRNAQT